In the Helianthus annuus cultivar XRQ/B chromosome 11, HanXRQr2.0-SUNRISE, whole genome shotgun sequence genome, one interval contains:
- the LOC110890855 gene encoding heat stress transcription factor A-5 encodes MDGTQPSSGGGGPAPFLLKTYDMVDDSVTDEIVSWSTKGNSFVVWNPPEFARHLLPTYFKHNNFSSFIRQLNTYGFRKIDPERWEFANEEFIKEKKHLLKNIHRRKPIHSHSTNPQSLTADPERAAFEEEIAKLTREKTSLEKNVSRFKQHQPATKLQLEDLTQRVNNMEQKQDTLLTFLTKAAQNPALVEHLAHKLESLDVSVDNKKRRLPRSHVSQEDGLVNEYSPYRPDFGNVFHHDFSNKLRLELSPAVSDVNFVSNGSTQSSDEDDGSPQVILTDDFTRTNEMTTPGGGPQELIDTCASFGFNMKTGSCVDANEEPEGYLSCQLNLTLASCVSQTDPSQDTVTIPESFEGIRKTSGQDIISSSHDGRANNAAPVNVQARVNDVFWEQFLTERPGSSDIEEMGSSLRSTPSFDQEDRRSGYGPYGNSRNLRNLTL; translated from the exons ATGGACGGAACTCAACCGTCATCCGGCGGCGGCGGACCGGCGCCGTTCCTCCTCAAGACGTACGATATGGTCGATGATTCAGTGACGGACGAAATTGTGTCGTGGAGCACAAAAGGCAACAGTTTTGTCGTGTGGAATCCTCCTGAGTTTGCTAGACACTTGTTGCCGAcgtattttaagcataataattTCTCCAGCTTCATTAGACAGTTGAATACTTAT GGTTTCAGAAAGATCGATCCTGAAAGATGGGAATTCGCGAACGaagaatttataaaagaaaaaaaacacctTCTGAAGAACATTCATCGTAGAAAACCGATTCACAGCCACAGTACCAATCCTCAATCTTTAACAGCTGACCCTGAAAGAGCCGCTTTCGAGGAAGAAATCGCTAAACTCACTCGCGAGAAAACTTCTCTAGAAAAAAACGTCTCGCGGTTTAAACAACATCAACCCGCTACAAAACTTCAACTCGAAGACCTTACTCAACGGGTCAACAACATGGAACAAAAACAGGACACCCTGTTGACTTTCTTAACGAAAGCGGCGCAAAATCCCGCACTCGTCGAACACCTTGCGCATAAACTCGAATCGTTGGATGTTTCGGTTGATAACAAGAAACGGAGATTGCCCCGATCTCACGTTTCCCAAGAAGACGGTCTTGTCAACGAGTACAGCCCGTATAGGCCTGATTTCGGTAACGTTTTTCATCATGATTTCTCGAACAAGCTTCGGCTCGAGTTATCACCGGCCGTTTCGGATGTTAATTTCGTTTCTAACGGCAGCACTCAAAGCTCGGATGAAGACGATGGAAGTCCACAAGTTATATTAACCGACGACTTCACAAGGACTAATGAGATGACGACACCTGGCGGCGGGCCGCAAGAGCTGATAGATACTTGCGCATCGTTTGGGTTTAACATGAAAACCGGATCGTGTGTAGATGCTAATGAAGAACCCGAGGGCTATTTATCGTGTCAGTTGAATCTCACTTTGGCGTCATGTGTATCTCAAACCGACCCGTCTCAAGATACGGTTACAATCCCTGAATCGTTTGAGGGTATTCGAAAAACTTCGGGTCAAGACATTATATCTTCGTCACATGATGGTCGGGCTAATAATGCAGCACCTGTAAACGTTCAGGCTCGGGTTAATGATGTGTTTTGGGAGCAGTTTTTAACTGAAAGACCGGGGTCTTCGGATATTGAGGAGATGGGGTCGAGTTTAAGGTCAACGCCATCGTTTGACCAAGAAGATAGACGATCGGGGTATGGACCGTATGGGAACTCAAGGAACCTGCGGAATTTGACTCTTTGA
- the LOC110888638 gene encoding uncharacterized protein LOC110888638, translating to MREYYCYKFQIRSTDNVLLFGGRLLQQFVVDVYIKIETSRLEFCERNQAKIRAELYQGIVDCVNTGEVHANRVGKRIVLPASFIGGPRDMRRRFLDAMTLVQDDGKPDVFLTMTCNPKWPEICDNLHVGQTATDRPDLVSRVFRAKLEDLKDQLFKKHVLGEVKAYVYVIEFQKRGLPHAHFLLIMYPQHKINNADHYDKAVCAEIPNKLTHPRLHEMVVKHMIHGPCGNLRSSSPCMQGDPKICRFHYPRQFNEQTTQGEDSYPLYRRRDTGIEVDLRGQTLDNRWVVPYNPRLLMMFNCHMNVEVCSSIKSVKYLFKYVYKGHDKQVIQVDQSEPGVVINEIKRFQDARYISPPEAMWRIFSFSLSQIFPAVLALQLHLPNNQMVRFRDDDLMPNIVDRERDKRTMLTAFFEINRNDETARVHLYKDFPKHFTWNGSTRRWSRRFGKKQRGRIVSANPTEGERYYLRLLLSNVRGPTSFEHLCTVNGQQCATFRKAALELGLIEDDEYLSQCLEEASTFQFPNALRRLFATIMIFLPTWRYSKVME from the coding sequence ATGCGAGAGTACTACTGTTACAAGTTCCAGATTCGATCTACCGATAATGTGCTTTTGTTCGGTGGTAGGCTGCTACAGCAGTTTGTGGTTGATGTTTACATCAAAATTGAGACGTCACGCTTAGAATTTTGTGAGAGAAACCAGGCTAAGATTCGGGCCGAATTGTACCAAGGTATTGTGGATTGCGTCAATACTGGTGAGGTTCATGCAAACAGAGTCGGGAAAAGAATTGTGTTGCCTGCATCTTTCATCGGGGGGCCTCGCGACATGCGACGTCGGTTTCTAGACGCGATGACGTTAGTTCAAGATGACGGCAAGCCTGATGTATTCCTTACAATGACATGCAATCCTAAGTGGCCTGAGATATGTGATAACTTACATGTTGGTCAAACTGCTACAGATCGTCCAGACCTTGTTTCAAGAGTGTTCCGGGCTAAATTAGAAGATCTTAAGGATCAACTCTTCAAGAAACATGTCCTCGGGGAAGTTAAGGCATACGTCTATGTCATTGAATTTCAAAAGCGGGGTTTGCCGCATGCACATTTTCTCCTAATCATGTACCCGCAACACAAGATCAATAACGCGGACCATTATGATAAGGCTGTGTGTGCTGAAATTCCTAACAAACTAACACATCCCAGATTGCATGAGATGGTTGTCAAGCACATGATTCACGGTCCTTGCGGCAATTTACGATCAAGCAGTCCTTGTATGCAGGGTGATCCTAAAATTTGTCGTTTTCACTATCCTAGACAATTTAACGAACAGACGACACAAGGAGAAGATTCGTATCCGTTGTATCGAAGGAGAGACACCGGGATAGAAGTGGACCTACGAGGACAAACACTTGATAATAGATGGGTGGTCCCATATAACCCAAGGCTTTTGATGATGTTTAACTGCCACATGAATGTTGAAGTTTGCTCAAGTATAAAATCTGTGAAATATCTTTTCAAATATGTTTATAAAGGACATGACAAACAGGTTATTCAAGTCGATCAAAGTGAGCCAGGGGTTGTTATTAATGAGATAAAAAGATTTCAAGATGCACGCTACATATCGCCCCCAGAAGCTATGTGGCGCATTTTTTCCTTCTctctttctcaaatctttcctGCTGTTCTAGCCTTACAACTTCATCTCCCAAATAATCAGATGGTTAGATTTAGAGATGATGACTTGATGCCTAATATTGTTGATAGGGAAAGGGATAAGAGAACCATGCTAACAGCATTTTTTGAGATAAATAGAAACGATGAAACAGCAAGGGTACATttgtataaagattttccaaaacACTTTACGTGGAATGGAAGCACACGCCGTTGGAGTCGTCGTTTCGGTAAAAAACAAAGAGGTCGTATCGTTTCCGCTAATCCAACCGAAGGAGAAAGGTACTACTTACGCCTACTTTTGTCAAATGTCAGAGGGCCTACTTCTTTTGAACATCTTTGCACAGTTAATGGTCAACAGTGTGCGACATTTCGGAAAGCAGCTCTTGAGTTAGGCTTAATAGAAGACGATGAATATCTATCACAATGTCTCGAAGAAGCCTCTACGTTTCAGTTTCCCAATGCTCTTAGAAGGTTATTTGCGACCATAATGATTTTTTTGCCAACCTGGAGATATTCGAAAGTTATGGAATGA
- the LOC110887237 gene encoding probable glucan endo-1,3-beta-glucosidase A6, with product MVNQTCTKMALLLSFFCVIAISRAVVSNRIGINYGQLGNNLPSPARSIELLKHMNIGRVKLYDADHEILNLLSGTDIDVAITVANDEISGIAASQHLADQWVYEHVIAHYPTTRIRFVLVGNEVFSSISTPEDMQIARVLVRAMRRIKNTIKALGIRNIKIGTPLSMDIMETTTFPPSNGTFKQELQQLMVPLLKYINGTKSFFFINVYPYIEWFESQVWNQTAINLGSALFRSDDESYTDPQSGLEYTNLLDQMLDSVVYAMAKLGYNDVMLAISETGWPHEGESGANRYNAAEYINNLVRKMTAVPSIGTPARPGVVIPTFIFSMYDENQKFGPSTERQWGLFNPDGSPVYEVNITSIV from the exons ATGGTGAATCAAACATGCACCAAAATGGCTCTTCTCCTCTCTTTCTTCTGTGTCATTGCTATCTCAA GAGCTGTTGTATCGAACCGGATCGGTATAAACTACGGGCAGTTAGGAAACAACCTTCCGTCTCCAGCTCGCTCGATCGAACTCTTAAAACACATGAACATAGGCCGGGTCAAACTCTACGACGCCGACCACGAAATCCTGAACCTGTTGTCGGGGACAGATATCGACGTTGCAATCACAGTTGCAAACGACGAAATCTCAGGCATTGCTGCGAGTCAACACCTCGCAGACCAATGGGTGTATGAACATGTCATAGCTCACTATCCTACCACTCGAATTCGTTTCGTGCTTGTCGGTAACGAGGTTTTCAGCTCCATTAGCACACCCGAAGACATGCAAATAGCGCGCGTTCTTGTACGCGCTATGAGACGGATTAAAAACACGATTAAAGCGCTAGGGATTCGCAACATTAAAATCGGAACCCCTCTATCAATGGACATAATGGAAACAACAACATTTCCACCATCAAATGGCACTTTTAAGCAAGAGTTACAACAACTAATGGTACCATTGTTAAAATACATAAATGGGACAAaatcattttttttcataaatgtaTACCCTTACATTGAATGGTTTGAAAGCCAAGTATGGAATCAAACCGCGATAAACCTCGGTTCAGCTTTATTTAGAAGCGATGACGAGAGCTACACTGACCCGCAAAGCGGGCTAGAGTACACAAATCTCCTAGACCAGATGCTTGACTCGGTTGTGTATGCAATGGCGAAACTGGGGTATAATGATGTGATGCTCGCGATTAGTGAAACGGGCTGGCCACACGAAGGTGAGTCGGGTGCAAACCGATACAATGCGGCTGAGTACATCAATAACCTTGTTAGAAAAATGACCGCGGTTCCAAGTATAGGGACCCCGGCCCGGCCCGGGGTGGTTATTCCAACTTTTATATTTTCTATGTATGATGAGAATCAAAAGTTTGGGCCGAGTACAGAAAGGCAATGGGGCTTGTTTAACCCGGATGGAAGCCCGGTTTATGAGGTGAACATAACTTCAATCGTATGA
- the LOC110888637 gene encoding ATP-dependent DNA helicase PIF1-like codes for MGKNFNEFDLPKITDDVNLQDAGYRELQEEYGIVLEPEHLSAKDSLNPDQKNVFDEIMMHVDNDLPGVFFIDGPGGTGKTFLYIALLTEIRSRGLIALAIASSGAAANNMPRGRTAHSRFKIPLNLENNSMCNIKKQSGAAKLIRSAKIIIWDEASMAKRQAIEAVDRTFQDIIGVSLPFGGKIMVMGGDFRQVLPVIKRGTRAQIVDSSVRMSPLWSLTKKMRLTINMRALKDPWFSKFLLRAGDGTEEPIEGNYIRIPDDMTIQCNNRENAIKELIHAIFPSIEDNVYSSDYIISRAILSTKNDSVDEINNQMIEIFQGEEKVYYSFDEAEDDQRNFCPVEFLNSLNVSGLPPHKLRLKIGCPIILLRNIDPSHGLCNGTRLICKGFMRNVIDAEIAVGQHAGKRVFLPRIPLTLSEDDMFPFKLKRKQFPINIDPSHGLCNGTRLICKGFMRNVIDAEIAVGQHAGKRVFLPRIPLTLSEDDMFPFKLKRKQFPIRLSFSMTINKAQGQTIPNVGIYLPDSVFSHGQLYVALSRGISRQSTKVLVHLAKEFKQSGVYTSNVVYQEVLRD; via the coding sequence ATGGGTAAAAATTTCAATGAGTTCGACCTTCCTAAGATAACAGACGATGTTAACTTACAAGATGCAGGTTATCGTGAGTTACAAGAAGAGTATGGGATTGTTTTGGAACCTGAACACTTGAGTGCCAAAGATTCACTTAATCCGGACCAAAAAAACGTGTTTGATGAGATCATGATGCATGTTGATAATGATCTTCCAGGCGTGTTCTTTATTGATGGTCCAGGTGGAACTGGAAAAACATTTTTGTACATTGCCTTGCTTACTGAAATTCGGTCACGTGGTCTTATTGCTCTCGCAATAGCTTCATCAGGTGCAGCGGCTAATAATATGCCCAGAGGTAGAACGGCTCACTCGAGATTCAAGATTCCTCTTAATCTTGAAAATAATTCAATGTGCAATATCAAAAAACAGAGTGGGGCCGCTAAACTGATTCGGTCTGCCAAAATAATCATATGGGATGAAGCGTCGATGGCTAAACGACAGGCGATAGAGGCAGTCGATCGTACATTCCAAGACATTATAGGTGTTAGTCTCCCATTTGGTGGAAAGATAATGGTTATGGGAGGTGACTTCAGACAAGTGTTGCCGGTTATTAAACGTGGCACTCGAGCACAGATTGTAGACTCCAGCGTACGAATGTCACCTCTTTGGTCTTTGACTAAGAAGATGCGGTTGACCATAAATATGAGAGCGCTAAAAGATCCATGGTTTTCTAAATTTCTTTTAAGAGCCGGCGATGGAACTGAAGAACCAATCGAAGGAAACTATATCCGCATACCCGATGACATGACAATTCAGTGCAACAACAGAGAAAACGCTATAAAAGAATTGATCCATGCCATCTTTCCATCAATTGAAGATAATGTATATTCTTCAGATTATATAATCTCTAGAGCAATATTGTCCACTAAAAATGATAGTGTTGACGAGATTAATAATCAAATGATTGaaatttttcaaggggaggaaaAAGTTTATTACAGTTTTGATGAAGCTGAAGACGATCAGCGCAACTTCTGTCCGGTCGAGTTCTTAAACTCGCTAAATGTTAGTGGTTTGCCGCCTCATAAGCTTCGTTTAAAAATTGGATGCCCAATAATATTGTTACGTAATATCGATCCATCACATGGCCTGTGTAATGGCACGCGATTGATATGTAAGGGTTTCATGCGAAATGTTATTGATGCGGAAATTGCAGTCGGTCAACATGCCGGCAAAAGAGTTTTTTTGCCAAGAATCCCTCTAACCCTTTCTGAAGATGACATGTTCCCATTCAAGctgaaaagaaaacaatttccaATTAATATCGATCCATCACATGGCCTGTGTAATGGCACGCGATTGATATGTAAGGGTTTCATGCGAAATGTTATTGATGCGGAAATTGCAGTCGGTCAACATGCCGGCAAAAGAGTTTTTTTGCCAAGAATCCCTCTAACCCTTTCTGAAGATGACATGTTCCCATTCAAGctgaaaagaaaacaatttccaATTCGACTTAGCTTTTCCATGACGATTAATAAAGCTCAAGGTCAAACAATTCCGAACGTTGGTATTTATCTTCCGGATTCTGTATTTTCACATGGACAACTTTATGTCGCGTTATCAAGAGGGATTTCAAGACAAAGTACGAAGGTGTTGGTACATCTCGCCAAAGAATTCAAACAAAGCGGAGTTTACACATCAAATGTTGTCTACCAGGAAGTGTTGCGTGATTAA